One segment of Setaria viridis chromosome 4, Setaria_viridis_v4.0, whole genome shotgun sequence DNA contains the following:
- the LOC117851917 gene encoding uncharacterized protein isoform X1 yields MQGLLAVALAVACVAAASAPPSHAQGPAAAGAGAVPSCAAKLVPCAAYLNSTSAPPAACCGPLKEAAANETACMCAMLLNKAALQAFGVKPEQGLGLAKRCGVADDDSTCAKSATSAAAAGAAGAATGSGTAASSASTGGSASTVTKPTANGGATHRLSLTGASALVGFSFIWCTIMV; encoded by the exons CAGGGCCTCCTGGccgtcgccctcgccgtcgcctgcgtggcggcggcttccgcgcctccctcccacgCGCAGGGGCCAGCCGCCGCGGGTGCCGGGGCGGTGCCGTCGTGCGCGGCCAAGCTGGTGCCGTGCGCGGCGTACCTCAACTCCacgtccgcgccgccggcggcgtgctGCGGCCCGctcaaggaggcggcggccaacgAGACGGCGTGCATGTGCGCCATGCTCCTCAACAAGGCCGCGCTGCAGGCGTTCGGCGTCAAGCCCGAGCAGGGGCTCGGCCTCGCCAAGCGCTGcggcgtcgccgacgacgacTCCACCTGCGCCAagtccgccacctccgccgccgccgccggtgcag CAGGTGCAGCCACTGGCAGCGGCACTGCTGCATCTTCAGCTTCCACTGGCGGCTCTGCTTCTACAG TGACCAAACCAACAGCCAACGGAGGCGCGACGCATCGCTTGAGCTTGACCGGAGCGTCGGCCTTGGTAGGCTTCAGCTTCATCTGGTGCACCATCATGGTCTGA
- the LOC117851917 gene encoding uncharacterized protein isoform X2, with the protein MQGLLAVALAVACVAAASAPPSHAQGPAAAGAGAVPSCAAKLVPCAAYLNSTSAPPAACCGPLKEAAANETACMCAMLLNKAALQAFGVKPEQGLGLAKRCGVADDDSTCAKSATSAAAAGAGAATGSGTAASSASTGGSASTVTKPTANGGATHRLSLTGASALVGFSFIWCTIMV; encoded by the exons CAGGGCCTCCTGGccgtcgccctcgccgtcgcctgcgtggcggcggcttccgcgcctccctcccacgCGCAGGGGCCAGCCGCCGCGGGTGCCGGGGCGGTGCCGTCGTGCGCGGCCAAGCTGGTGCCGTGCGCGGCGTACCTCAACTCCacgtccgcgccgccggcggcgtgctGCGGCCCGctcaaggaggcggcggccaacgAGACGGCGTGCATGTGCGCCATGCTCCTCAACAAGGCCGCGCTGCAGGCGTTCGGCGTCAAGCCCGAGCAGGGGCTCGGCCTCGCCAAGCGCTGcggcgtcgccgacgacgacTCCACCTGCGCCAagtccgccacctccgccgccgccgccggtgcag GTGCAGCCACTGGCAGCGGCACTGCTGCATCTTCAGCTTCCACTGGCGGCTCTGCTTCTACAG TGACCAAACCAACAGCCAACGGAGGCGCGACGCATCGCTTGAGCTTGACCGGAGCGTCGGCCTTGGTAGGCTTCAGCTTCATCTGGTGCACCATCATGGTCTGA